TTACAATAAGAGGCAAGACAATAAGCTTTGACAAATGTTTATCATAGGAGTCTCCAGCTAatgacagttttgtttgtgtataataaaatattgcTATGCTTGGCGAATGAAGAAGTGATATCATTATTAGTGCCAGGCTTGTGTTATAGCTAATCAGACAGAGATGGATTCACGTTCGTGCTTAAAAAAAGGTCAAGGGATGTGCTTATTTCTTGTGTGTTGCAGCTTAGATTTCTTTGGCCAAGTCCTCTAATATTCTCTTCATCTGGAGGAGAAAATAGAGGAAAatagggaggcagggagggagggaaggagagaaagagactgcTTTGAATCCGTAAGTAGCCATTTTGCCTCTCACACCCTGCATAATGTTAATAAATCCATACAGGGACATGGTCTTGGACGAGACAAACACCCACAGAGGAATCAACAGAATCAAGCTGTGTGTGTcattaagaaaatatttaagattaTATTTGTGAGTGTTGGTGAGTGTGAATATACACATTACATGCAAACACTCTGGCATTACCTCTGGCCATGTGATGAGCCCGACCAGCCTTCCCCTGTCTGTGACAAACAAGGTCTGGGCTCCAACCAGACTCAGGATACTGTGGGCCTGTGAGGATGCAGAGGAAACTGGATTTGAAGTaactgattctttttttttttttttttttaacttgctCACCATTTTGGgtaatatgcttattcactttctttctgagacttagatgaggagattgataccaatctcatgtcattaaacctgcaatgaCTGATATTtctggccacttgagggcagcagaaacaagttgtgaacacaatatTTATATGTcctcaccttttaagttgacatggcaaacttgttagcaaacatttacacatctagcagttacagagcaaaattatcattcatttgtcgtgtttgtgtccacctggtgaatgtaagtccaatattcactgtcttttagtctgtttttggtctctacaaactcctgagggaaatatctggctctttagctgctaaatgctccactatgttcaccggttagttgctaactttgtctgtctgtcatttcgtgctgagcaggtagtgtacagtgggtttttaattgcttttttgctgaaaacagctgcctgttgcaaCCGAAAAcgatgctatgagagcggtgagagtgaaccaaaacaataaagtttcGGGCCAGaaagctaaacaatgagctaaaaaaaaagctCCGTAaggctgaggggagctgcagagtcgggtgataatgctctgtgggttcatcactatgaacaacccctttcacattgtcacattattTGATACATTgctattattaaattatattatttactacagagctggagccaggaTGTGGCTAGCCTAGCTTTGCATAGGACTGGAAACATGGGAAAacatctagcctggctctgtacaaataaagaaatacaccTAAcaacacctctgaagctcactaattaaaatgctgtacacaaatagaaatgtaaaaatgacaatttgccgTTTTAGGTTGAGTTACATGTTTTACAACCATTttgtttgaagttttttttgacatttctgtaagtgtctggataaaaaaaacaagacactaAGCTAGGCTTATCGCCTCGCAGCTTTACCTCTGTACTTAACGAACAGACATGAAAGGGGAAACAATCTATAagtgttgaactattcctttaaattcatCTACACTAATGACATTTCCCAAAGTCTTCCTACCTCCTGAACAGTGTTGTGAGGTGATAACAGGACAGAGTTTGGGTAAATGCAGCAGACTTCATCCAGATGTTTCTCCAGAGTCTGCACAGAACAGcataaaaatattcacatttgtatgcattttatgTCAGATGCATGCTTGTCATGCAGTAGCATTCAGAATTATTTGAGAAATTGTGTTTCACAGTTTCTATTACCTAAAAAACTGATTTCATACTTTCTCTAGTGTATCCTTAGACATTGCTACAATTCATTGcagtttttttaaaccatttttacTAAGCATCACTATTCTTATCAAGTATTTTTCTATCACTGGATCGTCCACTGAGGAATGCTTTAAAATGGATGTCGGTTGTCATAAAATGAGCTTTTGCGTCAGCCAGCAGTCCTGTCTGTACATCCTGCTCCCATCCTCTTTTTTGCAACTGTTTTACATTCAGTCAACGGATTGTAAAGACACGACCTGCCTTTTAAACAGCATCAGACAGTTCACTCTACTTTCTTCTGAACACTGCAGCTACCTGTCTGACTCCATCTAGCCTCATTTACCTCGGTCTTACAGTGACGCAGGAACATCAGCAGCTCTGATCGGAGAACAAACCCCAGCAAAATCTGTGACTCTTcaacagaagagaggagaagaaaatcAATTTTCTTTGCCACAGTCGGTGCTACAGTTTAGAGTGTGTGCAGCTCTCTAGTGGGCTGTGAGTCGTCTGTAGCAAACATAGAAATTCATCCATGTGATTACTGCTGAAAGGCTCAGCTGGCCGATTGACTATTTTCTCACACTTGTCAGCTCCTTATCGAGGCACTTTCACACTGCTGAATTGCTACAGCTTTTAAAACGGTTACAATTtttcatcatcgtcatcattttcttttcaaggGCTCTACGTGGTCTCATAACTAtgtgtttgaccagcatgtatCTGAGGTTTTCTTAAGGATCCTGCTGACTTTGTGCCAATATTCCATGTcctcaaatatattttattttttgtgagaAGATTTAGACAAAAGTTGATTTCTTGCGCACCATGTGAGTCCACCACAGGGATTTGTGTTTCAGTGCTGGTGTTGACAACATGTTGAACTTCCACTGGCCCAGCTGCTTTCTGAAGCTGCTGTGATTTCACTCCCAAAACCTGTCCGACTGGTGTGGAAGGAAGCCTGCAAAAGAGATGAATCATGTCATACCCGGAACAAAAGCAGCTGTGGTTAAATGAAATTATAAATCTCAGCCTATTTGATGTAAGAATGAATTCATCTATGGTGGGCCAACAGgtgaaatatttaacaattcAATATTCATAGACCCCTTTTTATAGAGGTTAATTGTTATTAACCCGAGTGGTTATGTTGAGAGATAGTGGGGGATGTTTTCATTAAAGATTATGGCCTATAATGCAAAGACCACACTAATAAACAAAATGGTTGGATAGAAGTGTAGAGTAACTATTCTTACTTGCccatttacatttcacatttgcaTGTGGTAATGGAAAAAAAGGTCATTGTAAGTGATTCTTCTGGCAGGTGTAGTGTCTGGAAAAAGTGAATTTCTCCCAAAGCATTAGAAATGCTTTTGTAGCCCAGTGGTAAATTCGGGTATTATAGTGTAAGGGAAACTGGGTGGGTTATGATTGATCCCTCCTTTACTTTAACAGGTATCAGAAACTGTTCTCAATGCAAAAATGCCCACTTAAATTGCTATTTCTTTCCGCAGTAGTAAGTAAGGTTTTCCTCCTTCAGAGCACAAATTGAGAATAACAGATCAATACCAGTGAGTCAGTCATTACTTGGCTGGCTGCTGAGATTTCTAGCtgttaaaaatcacaaaatccaTTGTCAGAGTCAATTCACCATTATCGTGGCTGAAAATCAAATAATCTATCCGATCTAGCCAGGTATTACCAATACTTTCATATTCAAACAAGGAATGTGTTGCATGCGAATTTTACATCTTTGACAAAAAGCTGCCAGACTTGGATGCACATTATTTCAGATTATTTAGtgttatttttagttttcagAGTTACTGCTTGTTCCTACATCAGAAAATGCTAAATGCCTATTATCACTGCACATAGTGTATAAAGTGTTAGCCTGTTATATATATGCTCAGCTGTTTGCACAGAGCCCACTACTATTTCAAATAGTGCTTCAGTGTGGAGCACCACAGTCAGTGGTTTACGAGGGCCTTACTAGGGAAACATGGAAAATATTTATGTCTCTGATCTCATTATTTAACAGCTGACCACAGAGATGATCATCCCAAAACTCGGTGTATTCCTTTAATCAATCTGacactttgtttttacttaCTGGGAGCATGCCTTCATCAGAGAGGGCAGGTGTGGAAGCCTCTTGCTGATAGAGACTGCATCATAGAAAGATTGGCGTTGCCCAGAGCGAGCCAGGGCATTAGCCAGCAGAGTGGCAACGAGGATGGGTATAGCATGGCTGAACTGGCCAGTTAACTCTATAGCCATAATAGTTGGGGACAAGGTGTGTGTCACAGCCCCGGTGAAGGCTGCTGCACCTACAAGGCAGAAACCATATTAAGGTACTACTTATGGTACTAATGATGTTGTAAACTATAGTTAGTATTCAggttatttttatctttatcagTTTATCACTATTTTATCAAAcatgatatacatatatagtacAAGCCAGTTCCTTATGTCCACCTCTGATATGATGCAGTTTGATCTATAACATTGTTATTGTAGAGTAAATCTGAATCCAAGTTCAATCAAATGCAACATTTTAGCAGATTCGGCACAAATTTACATCAGAATTTCATTCAACATAATACTGTTTCATAGGGTTTTTACAACCTGATATGAAACactgaatatttaaaatgttctggAATAAGTTTACATAAAAATCTCATTTACAGATGTTTATTAATATTGGTATAAAATATTAGCTCATGGCAAAACCAAAGAGCTGTGGTTCAGGTTTTTCTACCAGCAAGTGCGTAGCCCCCGGGATTTATAGAAACCCACTGCTGGCCTGAAGTCACTCCAGAGGAAGACACATAAGCTACTCCCTCTCCAAGCAAACGGCCCAAAGCTGCCCCtggaaaacagaagaagaagaaaaaagaggagTTTTTCTATCTTTATATTTCAGTTTACCCCAGAGTCTTCACATTCTAGTGAGAGGATGCAGCAAGACAAATTCCTCATACTTAAATTCAAACCTGTGCCATTCAGGTATCCTGCAAAACAAGTCCAAGTCCTTTCTCTTCACTCACCGTAAATAAACACTGGCATGACGTATCCAGCTGGCAGAGGCAGAGTGCAGGCGAGGACCAACATCCACATCTCAGaacaacagagacacagactgtCAAATCACTCCTCGGCATCTGAACAGCCACAACAGCTCAACTAGCACATGTAGTACAGCAGATGAGTCACTGTCAACCTGTGTGCAGGGAAATGTTTGCAATGCTCTCAAATCCATGTTGTAAAAATAGCTATTAAATCATGCccatttacatttcacatttgcaTGTGGTGATGGAAGAAAGAACTCTCATAATAAGTGGATCTTACTGAGTGGGTCCTGGAAAAGGGATTTTCTCAAAGAGCTTAATGGATTAGAGatgcttttactttgaataaaaaaaaaaagtctacatATAATGCTATTTTTCTCTGCAACAGTAAGCAAGGTTTTCCTTCTGCTTGGAATACAAATGAGAATGACAGATGTGTGGGTGGTTGATTAGGCTCTTGATCAATACAAGTGACTCAGCCATTACTTGGCCCGCTGCTAAGATTTCTAgctgtttcacaaaaaaattcACAATCCATTCATCCATTGCAGTGTTGCTATGAGTGGGCATCAGGTATCGGAAGACATTTCAGCCTGAAAGGTTAAACAGTCTTTAGCTCGCTTACTCTACTGTGAAAATGTcaattactgtatgtcagtTATGGGTCACTGTTACCCAAGGGAACAAGAGGAGTGGGTGGCTGAGCTTCGTGCCTTGTTATGATTCCTGTTGGTTATCAGTGCAGGTAGACAGAGATAAAAGACTCCTTAATTGGCCTTTCCATTGTGTGTACCTTCATGAGCAGAAAGACAGCCAAAGAAAGGTAGACAGGACTCCCTGATGAGCTCCACTCCAACAAAGGCTCAGGCCCCAGTTGAACCGAGGCATTGTGGGATTGAGAGCTCCACTGCCTGCTATCCAGTAAGGAGGTGAGGAGCTGCTTCATGGTGTGCTGTGAAAGAGATTACTGCCATTCAGATTACTGTCTATACCCAAGAAAACTAGAATGAAACAAAGGGTGAACATTAAAGGACAAGGCTGGCattgttctatatttttctcattgtcaacaaGTCTCATGAAAAGACTATTAGTCCTAATTATTTCtaacttccctaccctgtctgtggcactcagccccaatcCCATTCATTCCCACTGATGATGGAAATCTtaaaaaatgggtcacaaatatatagtttcatttttaaacaagacACATGCTAACAtcctcataatgacaatgctaacatgatgatgtttagAAGGTTATGGTTAACATTTTAGCTTAACATGTTggaatgctaacatttgcattttctcatCATCAGTGGTGGAACTACCGATCAAGTAACCGcttgcatggctaaaaagacTAGTAATGTCCAAAAACAGTGGGGCACTAGATTTTTAGTCTTGTTCCTAATCTAGCAACCACTATTGCACCTGAGCACTGACGATTACGTTGCTTGGACGGATATGTCGCTCATTACTGATCGGTtagtgcaaaacaaaacaaaatatatgtagGCTACCTCCTCTCTCAtggttcatggtaatgaaggaacatgtcacccaaaACAGCGTGGCTCAGTGATGAGTTTGTAACATTTCTTGGGCTccatggcacagaggaataaggtTTTGGGCTTGATCTTGGATTTGTTATCAATACGTAAAATTTAGAATATCTCCAGCCTTATTCTTTATTCATGCACCAAAATCAAAACAGCAGCTACTGAATCtaaattgttcattttttatCATGCTGTTAAAGGTTTatttacatcagtaatgtttgtaaacataggagtaaaacatttttaatgataatCAGTTGAGAAACAACTAAATTCCCTATGTATGATATAGCTCTAACTTATCGATTATGTATGTACATCCATAAAAATTACAGACCGGGCCTTTAAATTTTGTTCATTCCCACCTTAGAAGCCATATATTGACCAGCACACTGGGGAAAAGTCAGAGATGCCAGGAGGAAGGCCACCATGCCTGAGTATAGACCCTTCCTGCAAAGAGGTATTCACATATACAGGCACCATTGTTATAATGTTGCTTTCATTTAGGTCATTccaattgaaattaaaataagttttgGGTTTTGGTTGACTACTCTCCTCATCAGAATAAACATTAGCACTAGACCTGCTCTTGTCTTTTCCCAATCTATGCTTTCAAAGGTTTACAGTGTTTTACACTACTTAGATCTGCTTCTGCTTTACATAAGAAATAGATTTTCCAATTTTTTCAGGAGTTTAGATAAGATCACCAGGGgattttaaaccatttaaatGTGGCTTGAAAGGCCCAGCACAATCATTTatcatatttatcatattttgtgctacattatttatttttaatgttgtttatatAGTTGCATAACATCTGTGTGATAAAATGGATTCAGGGGGTAACAGAGTCTGATTTGTTCTTGTGTAATGTGAATTATCCTTAAAGAAACACACCATGTTTTTG
This sequence is a window from Siniperca chuatsi isolate FFG_IHB_CAS linkage group LG10, ASM2008510v1, whole genome shotgun sequence. Protein-coding genes within it:
- the clcnk gene encoding chloride channel K isoform X2, which codes for MISLDEAPGSQTVRENNIWERENQSETSHNKSLLLADTWKPCRRTRAIVKEWLLKLRCCLAAVCGMEWYCYAALGILTAILSFLMDLSVIKLLRAHQWLYMKLEGNSLLQFFCWTLYPACLCAVASSFSHNICPFSTGSGVPEVRTMLAGIEMPHYLSVTNMFTKFLGLICTLAAGSTVFLGKVGPFVHLSTMVGAYLSNLCTLVKANKKEKAAGEMLVVAAAVGVASCFGAPISGVLFSVEVMHSHFALRHYCPCFFSATCGALTFRLFSVWSGDRETLQALFKTNFPTALPFYPLEILLFAFLGLLCGAVSCCYLFCHRWILQFSKTNPIFNKMLTTEKGLYSGMVAFLLASLTFPQCAGQYMASKHTMKQLLTSLLDSRQWSSQSHNASVQLGPEPLLEWSSSGSPVYLSLAVFLLMKMWMLVLACTLPLPAGYVMPVFIYGAALGRLLGEGVAYVSSSGVTSGQQWVSINPGGYALAGAAAFTGAVTHTLSPTIMAIELTGQFSHAIPILVATLLANALARSGQRQSFYDAVSISKRLPHLPSLMKACSQLPSTPVGQVLGVKSQQLQKAAGPVEVQHVVNTSTETQIPVVDSHESQILLGFVLRSELLMFLRHCKTETLEKHLDEVCCIYPNSVLLSPHNTVQEAHSILSLVGAQTLFVTDRGRLVGLITWPEMKRILEDLAKEI